Genomic segment of Shewanella sp. OMA3-2:
GCTTTACTCAACAAGATTATGCCCAAAAAATGCTAGATGAATATGTCGCCGCAGGGGTTGATGCTTCGCAGGTGTTCCCGCAATCATTTAATTTAGATGACGTTAAATACTGGATAGCCAATGCTCCAGAATTTGCCGAACAAGCCGTGTATTTGGATGATCGCAATGATTTTATCAGTGGTTTTGATCCACAAAATAGCGCGACCTGGTCACCGAGTATGGATACCTTAGCAGCAGATGGGATAAAAATTATCGCACCGCCATTATGGATGTTAGTCACTTTAGATAATAACAAGGCGATTATTCCTTCTGAATACGCCAAAGCGGCAAAAGCCGCTGGATTGAAAATTATTGCCTGGTCACTTGAGCGTTCAGGCCAACTCAGTCAAGGTGGTGGCGGTTGGTATTATCAAAGTATTGCCGATGCCATTGATAATGAAGGCGACACCTTTGAACTACTAGATGTGTTAGCAAAAGATGTTGGGGTAATAGGCGTATTTTCAGACTGGCCAGCCACCGTGACTTACTATGCTAACTGTATCGATAAGTAAGCTATAGCTAGTCTTGTCGGCTCAGTCACGTGGCCAGTTTATCGAGTTAATTATGCGTACCTGAGTATGTAATTGATTGGTATGTAAGATATTGGTAGTTGGTAAATAGTCGATTGGCTGATTTAACATAGCTAAAAGCGGGATAATCATCCCGCTTTTTTATGGCTATTTGTTAGCTTTTGTAGGCAAAACTGCCACTTTAAGTATTGCCCCTCTCAATTGGCATCAGGGAGCAAAGCACTAAGCGGGCTTATTTATATTTTTGTTTTACGGTTTCAATCAAAGCTTGCCACTGCGGATACTCTTCGAAACTTTTTTGTAAGTCTCCCCATGGCGATAAAGTGTCATTAATGTCCACCTGTTTACCTTGCTGCGTGGCTAGATAAAGGTAATAAAACGCCGAGGCGCGATAGTTTGCCGCGCAGTGGACAACCACAGGTTGGTTATTATTGGCTTTCATTAATGCAAAAAATTGCTCAACGTTTTCAAGTGTCGGTTGTTGCCAGTCAACGTTGATGTTGTGGTATTGCATGCCAAGGTCGGTAACAATTTTCTGCTCATTTTTAAGCGCATTGGGATTGTCGTTGGGAATTAAGTTAATTACATTTTTAACCCCAGCTTGTTGTAATAATAAAAATTGTTCTGCCGTAGGTAAACCTGCGGTAATAACTTGATTTTGATTAAATTTAACCGCTTTTATTTCAGTTAGCTTGCTGGTGTTTAATTGATCTGCCGCCATGCTATTTCCGCCCGCCAGAAGTAGTAGGATGACTAAGTGGGTCATCATAATGATTTTTAAGTATTTCATTTTTATCCTTGCTGCTGATCATTTCCATTGGTGCAAATTAGCTGGGCTCAAGTTCACGTCTAGTGAACTGGGCTTAACTTAATTGAACTGAACTGAATTTAGCAAAGCAGCGCTATTATTCATACTGGTTTTAATCGTAGGTTTACTTACCTATGTCGTTAATCTGAGAACAAATTCTGCCAGTTGTTGGATATGTCATTAGCTGTTAGCATCATTCCCATGATAATAAACAAGTAGTTAAATTTTTAATCTGCATGATAAATATAACTCAAGGAGTGAGTGTTTCGTGATAATTGCAACCCATGAAGAAAAAGCTAAGTGGCCAATACTCATCATAGTCGGCCTCAATTTGATTTTTACCCTAGTAGATAATCCCAGCAACGTTTTTGGTATTGTGCCAAACATACTTATTATTGCTATCGCTTTTGGCTATCAACATAGGTTGATATTCAATAAGGCCGACGGGGTGGTTGAATACTTTCACGGTATCAAATTATTCAATAGAGGTATTTTTAAGCTTAAAAACGAGTCGATGGATTTTCATTTTGTTGACAAGGTAAAGCTACAAACTATTTTTGGTCGTCACTGTATTGAGGTTTTGTCTAAAACGCCGCAAAGCGGAGCTAGTCGATTTCAAGTCAAACTGGGCACTAAAAAGAGTAAAGTAGTTGAAAAAGAACGCCATATCAAAACTGAACTGGTTAAATTAGGCCTTAACAGTGCTGGTGGTTTTAATGGTGTTGATGAACAAGTGGTACCTGAAAATGGAAAGATGCCGCTGGACGAAAATTCAGTAGCAACATTCAAGCAGCCGTTATCGGCCGCGTTTAGTAAAATAAGCTCTCAAAAGTCGAGTTTTAAAATTGCTAAATGGCTATTACCTTTACCCGTTAATTTTTATCATAAACAGCGAGCGCCGCTATATTTCGCGGTATTTATTGGCGTAGCCATTGGTGTTTCTACCCAGCAATGGTCAGCAGTGGGTGTGTGCATTATTGTTGGGATAGTAGTTTCGCTTATTTCACATATGATTTTAGCTAATCAGTATTATCATGTCCTGGCACAAACCTGTTACGACATTGAAATAACCGCTAAGCAAATTTTTATTCCGGCGTTATTTTTTGATAATCGCCAACCCCGCACGCTACTTTTAGAGCAACTAGATCAAATTGATGTGCAATGGAATTGGTTGCATGTTGGCCATTCTAATGGGCGCTCGCGCGCCCCTAAACCTTACATTTTCGATCTCAACTTTAGCTTACATAATGGCGAGAGGCTGACGATTCCAGGACGGGTATTCGACAGTAATGCCTTTGTGTGTCAGCTAGAGTTTTTTGATTATAAGACCCATATTAATCAGGTCGATACCATACCGCTAAACTGGCGTAAGTATATCTGGATCCCATTAATCATTTTGGGCGTCGTCGCACTGAGTTTTTCACTGTATGCCCTGTGGAACCTCTATTAACGTTATCACTAACATTAGGCGACCAGCATTGGTTTTAATAAAGCCACCGTGCTAATAGGCCAATATATTGATATCGGTATTATCAGATTACGTGCTAGCTCTGAATAAGACACTTAATCTGTTCTAAGCTGGTTTCATAATGCTGGTAATCTAGTTTGATTGGGTAAAACTGCTGATTATGCAGTAACACTAATGACGGAAATCCTTGAATAGGCAGTTGCCTTGCTTGAGTGATTTCAGCGATTAATTGTTGCTCCACTTCCTCGCTTTGCACCTGTTGCTCAAAATGGTTTTTATCCATACCTATGCTGATAGCCAGTTCAGATAACACTGCAATATCAGATGGATTTCTGGCTTGTAAATAATAGGCTTGTTGAATGGCATTAATCATTTGCGATTCTAAGCCCGATGCTCTTGCCACCAAAGCCGCACGGCAACTTGGGTAAGTTGAGCGTCTTGGCTGGCACTGTGTCCAAAAGTCATGGTTAAACTCTGTACCAAGTTGCTGGTGAATGTTATGCCATGTCTGCTGTAAAAATTGTTGCATGTCCAAAGGCATAGGGGCGTTACTGTCGGGCGCCAATCCACCCACTTTTAATGCA
This window contains:
- a CDS encoding DsbA family protein, giving the protein MNKAILYYVYDPMCSWCWGYQPTWTKLQNQLAHLTDKLAIALKVGGLAPDSNAPMPLDMQQFLQQTWHNIHQQLGTEFNHDFWTQCQPRRSTYPSCRAALVARASGLESQMINAIQQAYYLQARNPSDIAVLSELAISIGMDKNHFEQQVQSEEVEQQLIAEITQARQLPIQGFPSLVLLHNQQFYPIKLDYQHYETSLEQIKCLIQS
- a CDS encoding protein tyrosine phosphatase family protein translates to MKYLKIIMMTHLVILLLLAGGNSMAADQLNTSKLTEIKAVKFNQNQVITAGLPTAEQFLLLQQAGVKNVINLIPNDNPNALKNEQKIVTDLGMQYHNINVDWQQPTLENVEQFFALMKANNNQPVVVHCAANYRASAFYYLYLATQQGKQVDINDTLSPWGDLQKSFEEYPQWQALIETVKQKYK